The DNA region TGACCTCTTGTAACCAGAAATTTTAGTACTTCCCATGCTTCTTTTTTATGTTTTGATTCTTTATTTATAGACCATGAAACTGTATAAACCATAGTTGATTTTTTTATTAATGAAGGCATTTCAACAATACCCATTTTTTTATATACATCAGGGTAAGATCCCTTTAAGAATCCCAATGTCCATGGTCCCGACATTCCCATAGCAACTTTTTCTTTTCCCAATGCTTCTCCAATCCAACCTGCTCCAACAGCTTGTGGCTCAAAAGCAACACCGTACTTTGTTACAAGGTCAATATAAAACTTGATTCCAAATCTGGAAGAAGGTTCATTTAGAGTAGTATTTAAATTTTCGTCTACCAATCTACCATTAGCCCCTAAAATAAAAGGAATAACTCTGTTAAAATCTGCAGCTAAAACTAAAGGTGTTTTAAAACCTTTTCTTTTTAACTGTAAAGCTTTATCCAATAAATCAAACCATGTATCATTATTAGTAGGATATGATACCCCATATTTATCAAAAATTTCTTTGTTAAAGTATAGAGCTAAAGTTGAGAAATCTTTTGCAATACCATAAATTCTGTTATTGAATTTAAATGCATCAACTAATGTAGAGAAATAATCATTTAAATCAAACTTGTCTTTTTTTATATATAAGTCTAACGGTAATAAAACGTTTTTGGAAGCAAATTCTTGAAAAAAGTAAACATCAACATAAAAAATATCAGGAGCAGTTCCGGCAGATAAACGTGTCTTTAAAGTTTCCAAATAATTTCCAGGAATTGGTTCCCAAACTACCTGGATATTGCTATGTGTTGAATTGAATTCTTTAACCCCCGCCTTAATAGCTGCTTCTTCATCAGGATTTCCAGGCCATCCTGAAATTTTAATAGTTGTTACTGCAAATAACGATGATACAATGAAAAATACCAATAATAAAGATAATACCTTTTTCATGAAAAAACCTCCTTTTAAAGTAATGAAATCGATTACATTTTTTTATAAACTAAAGTTCATTTTAAGAACCTTAGTGTACTTTCCCTTTTTGATATTTCAACAGGAATAATAATACTTTTCACTTCTTTTCTTAAAGATAAATCATGAAGCATTTTTGCTGCGTTATATCCTACTTTATATATATTTTGATTAATAGAAGTAATTTTTAATATTTTTGATGATGGTAAGTCATCAAATCCGATTAAAGGTAAATAATATTTTTTTTCATTCATATAATCATATACACCATAAGCCATTAAATCAGAACCACAAAAGATACCATCAAAATTTTTAAAATTTGCTTTTTTTATTATTTCATAACCAGATTTTCTGCTGAAATCACCGTATATTATATCGATATTCACATCAAAGTCTTTTTTCGCTTTTAATACTCCGTTTAAACGTTGATAAGTTACGGCTGGCCCTAAGTTACCGCTAATGTATAAGATATTTTTGCATCCAACTTCTTTTAAATGTTTAATTCCTAAGTATCCACCTAATTCATTATCTGGATCAACAAAATGAAAATTATTTTTATTGTTGCGTCCTATTACAACGAAAGGAAATTTAATTGAATTAAAAAACTCAACTCTTTCATCATCATCTTCTAAATCTGTTATAAAAAAACCACCTACTAAATTGCTTCTAATTAATTTTTTATACTGATCAATACAATGTTTATCAGAATGAGAATCAACAATTAATTTTAAACTATTATGAAAAAAATACTCTAAAATACCATTTAAAAAAGGATTAGTATATGAATCATTTTTTGGCATTTCTGTTCTCAACATTAATATGCCAAATAAATTTGATGATCTTTTTCTTAATGATTTTGCACTGTAATCTGGTTCATAACCATATTTTTTTATAACTTTTAGTACCTTCATTTTTGTTTCTTCTCTAACTTTTTGAGAATTATTTATTACTCTTGAAACTGTTGCTACAGAAACTCCAGCCAAAGAAGCTATGTCTTTTATGTTCATATTATCACCTCGTATGTAATCGATTACATAAATATTATAACAAAAAAATAATAAAATCCAAATCACCATATTTTATATTTGTTGGTTATGACAAATAATTAAATTTTATTAGCAATAATTAATTAAAAAAATTTAAAAAAAACTAAAAAAAACACCCTTCAAGGGTGTTTTTTTAATTACTTTACAGGTGTGTTTTTAAATGCTTCTTCTAAAACTTTATTTAGATTTTCATAAAATTCTTTTCCCTGTTCTCCCAATTGTTCGATTAAGTAAGATTGCTGTTGTAATAATGAAAATGCGGTTTTTGGATTATATATTAACACAGAATGATATTCTATTCTTCCTGCTTTCATCACATAATATTTTGCAACAACTTCGGCGCCAGTTTGAATAGTTTTTGCAAAATTCGAACTAACATTTTTAAATACATTATTAGTTACAGATATTACCTTATTATTGTCTGTTCCTGTAGTTGTATTTTGTAATACACCCTGAGCTCTTTGTTGAAAATCAGTTACAACAGAATTTAAATATCTTGATAATTGTTCTCGTGCATCCTGTTCTGCTTGATTATACATGACTGATCCCATACCTGGGGCGCCTTCTGAAATCCCATCAAAATATAAAAGAAATCCTTCTTTTTTAAGTTGTTTTAATTCAGGTCCTTTACCGGCTTTTTTAAATTCAATAACGGCCTCTTTAGGAATTTCTGCAATTTTTACGCCATCAATATCAAGCGGTTTAAAAGGATATGTTAAAGTGTGATATAAAAAAATACCTCCAAGTAGTAAAGCTAATACTCCTAATCCCACTCCAGTCCATAATACAATGTTGTTATCCATAAAATCCCCTCCTTCAAAAATTTTATTTATTATGTTAATTGTTCACCATTAAATTATATCATAAATAATGTGAAATACAATTGAATTTATTGATTTTTTAAAAAAAATGATATATAATAATTCGTAAAGCTAAATAAATTCGAATTGTGAGGTGTTGATGTGGAAAAAAGTTTAAAAAGATATTTAATTTTTAATTCTATTCCGGCATTTTCCTTTATTATAATATTGATTTCACCCATGTTTGCTAATAAAATTGGATTAAATATATATGAAACTAGTTTAATATTTTCTATAGTGTATGGAGTTCAAGCCATATTAACTTTTATATTAGGGCATTATTTTGAGAAGAAATCTCCAAATTATGGATTAGCTTTTGGAAGACTATTATTTGCCTTTGGAAGTGCATTGTTATCTTTTGCATATAACCCCTATACATATTTAATAGCTCAGATTATAATAGGAAGTATAGATATTTTTTGGCCACTTGTGAGCATGTATGAAAGAGCTATTATTCCACCGGATAAAAGAAATACTTTTTATTTTTTGTTACCATTGATTTCAGAAAGTGTAAAAATAATTTTATTTATACCATTAATACTATTTATGAAACCAGATGAGACTTCTATAATATTTTATAAAAGTGTGTTTTTAACAGTGTCTATTTTAAATATAATATATGCGATAGCTATTTTGAAATTATTACCTTATGTTAAAAGCGGGAGTGATTTACACAAAGAACATGTTCATATACACAAACCAAATTTAAGAAAGTATATCACGGTTTTGTTAAATCAGATAATATTTTTTGCAAATTTTGGTTTTGGGAGTTATTTAATAATATCATATTATGTGAAAGAGAACCTGAATGGTGATGCAAAAATAATGTTAATATATGAAGTTGTTTTTTCAGTGACTGTTGTATCTTCGTTTATATGGAAAAAGTATATAAAGTATAATGTAGAAAATACGTTAATTTTTGGTACATTTATAATGTCTTTATTTTATTTGCTATTATTATTTAAAGGTTGGATGTTTTTTTATATATCACATGTTTTTTTGGGAATAGGATTTATATTATGGATTTCATCTAAAGAACCATTAAAACAGGAATATGCACCTATTAATTTTGGGAGATATGAGGGATTTTTCAATGGTATTCAGTTGTTTTCAAAAATATTTACGCCAATTCTTGCTGGTTATATAGCTTATAAATTTTCGTATGAAATTGTTTTTTTAATATCTTTTATTGTATTATTTTTAAATTCTATAATAACATATGTAGGATTAAAAGAAGCATAATGCTTCTTTTTTATTTTTTATAAAAAGAGTATAATAATAATGGAGGGGATAATATGAAAAAAATATTTTTTAATTTTTTTGTATTGTTTTTTGTTGTATTAACGTTTTCTCAAAATATAAGTTTTAAAAATTTTAATACATATTATATCGAACATAAGATAGGATGGAATTTTGATATTTCTTATGATGGATCAATTTTATATTATTTAGAATTTAAAAATGAAGAAATACAAACAGATATGACTTTTATTACAGAATATAAGGACGTATTGATTTCCGGAGAAAAAAAAGGATATATATATTATTTAAAAGTTGTTGCTAAGAATATTGATAGAAATATTTTAGGTGAAAGCAAAATAGCAACTTTAGTGGTTTTTGATAATGAAGAAGAACCATTAAGGATTATAGGTGCAAAGGTTGTTAAAACAGAAGAAAAAAAGTACATACACTTTGTTTTAAGAAATGTTTCGAGTAAAACTATTAGAGAATTTAAAATGCGTTATTGGGGTATTGATTATTCAGGAAAAGCAGTTAGAATTAATAGAAAAAGTTATTTAAAATATGAAGAAAAAAATATTGAAATAAAGCCTTTTGATTTTTATAATGTTGATATTGAAATTCAAGATGCAGAGTTACTTAGATTTGTTAAAGGAAAAATCTGGGAAATAATTTTTGATGATGATTCAGAATGGAAAAGAATAATAGAATAAACAAAAACAGTCTCTTGCTTTTTGCAAGAGACTGTTTTAAATAGGGTTTAAAATGGTTCATAATATGCGTAATAGATCAATATACTCTTTTTGTTTTTTCTTATACTCTTCGAATCTATTTATTTTAGAATGTTCGTCAAAATAATCAAAAATATTTTTTTCTAATATTGTAACATCATATTTAGACTTTAACTCCAAAAGTATTTTTTTAACTTTCGACTTAAAATCTTCGTACCCTATCATTTCATATAGGTATATCGAATATTTTTTCAAATCTTCAAATTCAAGTTTATTCTGCCCCTTAATCATCAACCACTCTAAAATAAATCTTTTTAAATTTTTTTCAACATAAAAAATAAAATTTTTACTTGGAACATATGGTGGTTCATGAATAATAGTAATATCCTTTTCCGGGCTATAATATGTTTTAAATATAGGATCTTTTGGCTTTATTCCAACATACTCATATCCATTTTCATATATTAATCGTGATGCTAATAATAATGCAAAATCTTCTCCACGAGGTATTTCTAAAGGGTAAAACATTTTTTGAGCAAATTCTTTTCGTATTATCATATTACCACCAAATCCAAATATAGCTTCTTTTAAATCATTAGTTTTAGATAATCTAATAATATCTTTATCCATAGATTCATTTTTTCTCCAACTTTTTAAAATATCTTTTCCTAAAATTCTTATTGTTCCATTTTTTTCATAGGGAGCAGTTATTAAATATTTATCAGGGTTTTTTGTCAAAATTTCTTTAGCTTTTATAATATAATTTTTTCTTAATAATTCATCATCATCTATTTGTATAATAATATCTTCATTATTCATAGTAGGGAATATAAAACCAAGATTCCTTATTTCAGAATATCCTTTTGTTGAAAAGAAATTTGAGTTGTATTTTTCTCTGTACTTTTTTATGTCTGTATTTGTATATAAATAATATTTAAATTTCAATTTTTTTAATATTTTTTCTGTTTTTTCTTTGATTTCATTATCGTGAGAAGTATTTTCATGTGCTGCTATTGAAAAAATATAAACATTTAATTCATCATTTTCATCTATATTTAAATTATTAATGCTTTTTATTGTTTTATACAATGTATTTTTTTGTTCAAATTCATTTAATGGTGTTGGATGATCAAAGTTATCTACAAGATTTTCATTTACTCTTATATAAGTATTTATAACGATAGCAAATTTCATATCTATCCTTCTTTCTATATAATTTTATATAAAAAAATTTCCCTACAAAAAGAGCGAAGAAATATAAATATGCAAATTTTTTATAATCAAATAATTTCTCAAATTTCAAAATTTAATAAACAAAAAAAACTTAATTACGAAACCCTTTAAGGGCTTCGTAATATTAATAAACATTATTTGGATTTGATAAAAATTCCTCTTTAAATTGTATAAACCTATCATCTTCTATGGCTTTTCTTACTTCTTTCACGAAATTAATTAAAAATCTTAAGTTATGTATACTCAATAAAATCTTTCCTAGTATTTCGTCCTTTCTAATTAAGTGATGAATATATCCTCGTGTGTGATTTTGGCAAGCATAACAATCACACTTATTATCAATTGGATCTGTTGAATATTTCCATTTTCCAGCTTTTAAGTTCACTTTTCCTTCCCAAGTCATTGCAGTTCCATGTCTTCCCATTCTTGTTGGCAATACACAATCAAACATATCCATACCATTTTCAACTGACATTAATATTATTAAAGGTGTTCCAATTCCCATTATATATCTCGGTTTATTTTCTGGTAATTTTGGACCAGAATGTTTTAAAATCCTTTCTGTTTCAGAATAGTGTTCTCCTACAGATAATCCTCCTAATGCGAATCCATCAAAATCCAAAGAGGTAATTTGTTTTATACTTTTCTCTCTTAAATCTTCATGGAATCCTCCTTGGACAATTCCAAATAATGCTTGATCTTTTTTTGTGTGAGCTTGAAATGAGCGTTTTGCCCATTCAAAAGTTCTATCAACAGATTCTTCAACATATTTTCTTTCTGCTCCTGCCTCAACACACTCATCAAATGCCATAGCAATATTTGAACCAATTGTCATTTGAATTTCCATTGAAAGTTCTGGTGTCATCATTATCTTTGAACCATCAAGTGGAGATCTGAATAAAACTCCTTTATCAGAAATTTTTCTGTCTTTTAAAGAAAAAACCTGAAATCCCCCACTATCAGTTAATATTGGTCTATCCCAATTCATGAAATTATGAAGGCCTCCAACATTTCTTAGAACATCTAATCCTGGCCTTAAAAATAAATGAAATGCATTTCCAAGAATAATTTCTGCTTCTATATCTTTTAAATCAGAATTCTTTAATGTTTTTACTGTTCCGTTAGTTCCTACTGGCATAAAAACTGGTGTTTCAATTATTCCGTTTTTTGTATATATTCTTCCTCTCCTAGCATTTGAATTTTTATCTTTATGCAATAGTTCATATTTTAAAGGGCTATCTTCAAACATTAAATATCCTCCTGTAATTATGATTTTTTTCTTCACTTAAATTTCTTATTTTACTTATTAAATTATCTGTTTCAACAATAAATTCTTTAATTTCTTCTTTAAAAGATTCTTTATAATCATTATCTTTTAAATAATTCAAATTATCTTTTACAAGTGTTAATCCGGATTGCATAGTAGCCCATGCATAATATCCAGTTATAATAGCATCCGATAATAAATTTTGATTTCCATATTTTGCAATATTATATGCATTGTTAAGTATTGTATAAGCGCATTTTGCAATATTATATGCAGTTTCTATACTATGTTTAGTTGCATTTGCTATGTCATCTTTATTTTTGCTTTTGACGGCATTTTTAAAATTTTGATATGCTTTTACATCGTCATCTGCTAATTCTAATAGCCTTTCTTTGCATATAAGGAAATTTTCTAATGCTTCTTCAATAATTTTTTCATAATCTTCTAAACCTTTTTTCTTAATGGAATATCTTGAAACCATTCCTCCAAGTGAAGAAGCTAAAGCACCACATACTGCAGCTAAAGCACCGCCTCCTGGAGTTGGAGTTTTGGAATCTAATTCATTTATAAATTCTATTATTTTTTTCTCTTTTATCATATTTTTCACCTCCTCGAAATCTTTTTCATGTATTAATTATATCAGATAATTTTTAAAATAGTAAATTTAAGATAATTTTGTGATAAAATCTAAGTAAAGAGAAATGTGCAAAGGAGGAATTTAAATGTATGCTAAAATTAAAGAGGCGGCAGAATATATTAATTCTAAAACGGATATTAAACCGTTATTAGGTCTTATTTTAGGGTCTGGTCTTGGATATATAGCGGATGAGATAGAAGATCCGATTGTTATTGATTACAAAAATATTCCATATTTTCCACGATCCACTGTTGTTGGACATGCCGGGCAAATGGTTATTGGTATGTTGGAAGGGAAACCAGTTGTTGCTTTAAAAGGGAGATTTCATGCATATGAGGGACATAGTTTAAAGAAATTAATATTTCCAATTTATGTTTTTAAAGAGTTGGGAGTAGATGGTTTGATTTTAACAAATGCAGCTGGTGGAGTAAATAGAACATTAAATCCAGGAGATATAGTAGCAAATATTGATTTTATTAACTTTGCGATGAAAAATCCATTAATTGGTCCAAATATTGAAGAATTTGGTCCGAGATTTCCTTCAATGGTATCACCAATAGATAAAAAATGGTTAAAGAAAATTAAGTATAAAGCGGAGGAAAAGAGGATAAAGATTGAAGAAGGTACGTATTGTTGGATGTTAGGGCCTTCGTATGAAACACCTGCGGAAATTAAAATGCTGGAAAAATTTGAAGGAGATTTAGTTGGTATGTCAACAATGCCAGAAATAATAGCCGCTAATCATTGCGGTATAAGAGCTGTAGCTTTTTCAGCAGTAACTAATATGGCTGCAGGTATATTGCCTCAGCCACTTAATCACAAAGAGGTTATGGAGGTTGCTGAAAGAATAAAACATAAATTTGCAAAAGTTGTAAAAATAGCGATAAAAACATTTTGAGGTGATAGAATGATTAGAACAATAGAAGCTATAATAGGTGAAATAAATAAAGTGAAAAATATTATAGTTGTTGGTCATATTATGCCAGATGGAGACGATATAAGTTCTGTTTTGTCTTTAACTATGGGATTGGAAAAGTTAAATAAAAATGTTCGAGCAGTAATTGATGACCATATTCCAGGTTATCTTGAAGAATTTCCTTTTGTAAAAGATAAAATAAAATCATATGATTGTATTAATAAATTTCCAGCTGAATTAATAATTTCTGTTGATGCATCATCACCGGATAGAATTGGCAGAGTGTATGAGCATTTTAAATATGCTAGAAGTATAGTTATAGACCATCATGCAACTAATACATATTTTGGAAATATAAATTGGGTCGATACTTATGGAGCAACTGCTCAAATGATTTTAAGATTAAATAAGATGTTAGAAATTGAATATGATAAGGATATATCTACGGTTAATCTTTTAGGAATTGCAACTGATACTGGCTTTTTTAGATATTCCAATACTGATGCAACAGTGTTTGAAGATGTTGCCTGGCTTGTTGGAAAAGGTGGAGATATTGGGTTAATAAGCAATATGATTTTAGAAAATAAACCATTGGAAAATTTAAAATTATATAAAGATTTTCTTGACGTTATGAAATTAGAAAAAGATAATACAATTGTGTATTCTCATATTACTCTTGATATGTTGAGTAAATACAATATTTTGCCTAAAGATGCCCCTTCATTTGTTGGAGAATTAAGAGCGATTAAAGGTGTTGAAGTTGCCGTTACATTTTTAGAAGCAGAAAAGAATGTTTATCACGTAAGTATGAGGTCGAAAAATTGGTTTGATGTTTCAAAAGTAGCGGTGCATTTTGGCGGTGGAGGTCATCCAAGAGCTGCAGGATTTAGTAAAGAAACACATGACCTTGAAAAATTGGAAAAAGAAGTTATAGAAACTATAAAAATTTTGATGGAGAGTTATAAATGATATACTTGTTTATTATGTTTTTATGGTTAGGTTTTATAGGAGTATTAAATGATATGACAATTTTTTTAGGGATAATAATATCAATTTTAGTAGTAAAAATTTCAGAATTTTTTTTAAAATCTGAAATTTATGGTTTTGTTGAACTTTTTATTTCTGCGATAGGTAGAATTTTAGATATGTATAAGATGACCTTTAAATCTTTAAAATATTTAGTCAAAAAAAGTTATTGTGGATTAGTTCCGATTAATGTTGAAAATAAGACTGATTCAGAAAAAGCCGCAATAGCAAATTGTATTACATTGACACCAGGAACTATGTTTATTTTAGAAGAAAATAATCAACTTATTATACATAAATTTGATGAAACTCCAGTAGAGGCACATTCTTATGAGGATGTTTGGAAGGGTGAATTATTTTGATATATTTAATATTGGATTTATTGGTAATTGTATCCCTGGTTTTAATGATTGTTAAATTAATTCTCGGTCCTACTGCCTGGGACCGAGTTTTGGCATTTTCTTCTATGTCTTCAAAAATTTCTATTATTTCTTTAATATATGCTATAAATAAAGGTTTTTTTGTTATGATAGATATTATTATAATTTTTTTAGTTTTAAACTTATGGGGAGTAGTTATTATTTCTCGTTTTTTAGAAAGAGGGAGAAAGTGATGTTTGCTAACACTCTTCTTGTTTTAGGTGGAATTTTGATATTTTTAGGAAGTATAGGTATGTTAACCCAAAAGGATTTATATACCAGAATACAATTTGGCGGTATAGCTGATACTGTAGGTACATTTACTGTTTTAATTGGATTGGCATTAAAAACACAAAATGAGATATTCAGATTTATTATAATAGGATTATTGGTTTTATTAATAGGGCCGGTTTTATCACATGCAA from Marinitoga sp. 1197 includes:
- a CDS encoding ABC transporter substrate-binding protein encodes the protein MKKVLSLLLVFFIVSSLFAVTTIKISGWPGNPDEEAAIKAGVKEFNSTHSNIQVVWEPIPGNYLETLKTRLSAGTAPDIFYVDVYFFQEFASKNVLLPLDLYIKKDKFDLNDYFSTLVDAFKFNNRIYGIAKDFSTLALYFNKEIFDKYGVSYPTNNDTWFDLLDKALQLKRKGFKTPLVLAADFNRVIPFILGANGRLVDENLNTTLNEPSSRFGIKFYIDLVTKYGVAFEPQAVGAGWIGEALGKEKVAMGMSGPWTLGFLKGSYPDVYKKMGIVEMPSLIKKSTMVYTVSWSINKESKHKKEAWEVLKFLVTRGQEIFVEKAGVLASRKDLASKDTDPMKIPFYKGAEYAHPWSVPTPTGIFSVANDQINSRLKDLFYNKITLDEALNQIKKNYPQWISGQ
- a CDS encoding LacI family DNA-binding transcriptional regulator, giving the protein MNIKDIASLAGVSVATVSRVINNSQKVREETKMKVLKVIKKYGYEPDYSAKSLRKRSSNLFGILMLRTEMPKNDSYTNPFLNGILEYFFHNSLKLIVDSHSDKHCIDQYKKLIRSNLVGGFFITDLEDDDERVEFFNSIKFPFVVIGRNNKNNFHFVDPDNELGGYLGIKHLKEVGCKNILYISGNLGPAVTYQRLNGVLKAKKDFDVNIDIIYGDFSRKSGYEIIKKANFKNFDGIFCGSDLMAYGVYDYMNEKKYYLPLIGFDDLPSSKILKITSINQNIYKVGYNAAKMLHDLSLRKEVKSIIIPVEISKRESTLRFLK
- a CDS encoding MFS transporter, with protein sequence MEKSLKRYLIFNSIPAFSFIIILISPMFANKIGLNIYETSLIFSIVYGVQAILTFILGHYFEKKSPNYGLAFGRLLFAFGSALLSFAYNPYTYLIAQIIIGSIDIFWPLVSMYERAIIPPDKRNTFYFLLPLISESVKIILFIPLILFMKPDETSIIFYKSVFLTVSILNIIYAIAILKLLPYVKSGSDLHKEHVHIHKPNLRKYITVLLNQIIFFANFGFGSYLIISYYVKENLNGDAKIMLIYEVVFSVTVVSSFIWKKYIKYNVENTLIFGTFIMSLFYLLLLFKGWMFFYISHVFLGIGFILWISSKEPLKQEYAPINFGRYEGFFNGIQLFSKIFTPILAGYIAYKFSYEIVFLISFIVLFLNSIITYVGLKEA
- the tgt gene encoding tRNA guanosine(34) transglycosylase Tgt produces the protein MFEDSPLKYELLHKDKNSNARRGRIYTKNGIIETPVFMPVGTNGTVKTLKNSDLKDIEAEIILGNAFHLFLRPGLDVLRNVGGLHNFMNWDRPILTDSGGFQVFSLKDRKISDKGVLFRSPLDGSKIMMTPELSMEIQMTIGSNIAMAFDECVEAGAERKYVEESVDRTFEWAKRSFQAHTKKDQALFGIVQGGFHEDLREKSIKQITSLDFDGFALGGLSVGEHYSETERILKHSGPKLPENKPRYIMGIGTPLIILMSVENGMDMFDCVLPTRMGRHGTAMTWEGKVNLKAGKWKYSTDPIDNKCDCYACQNHTRGYIHHLIRKDEILGKILLSIHNLRFLINFVKEVRKAIEDDRFIQFKEEFLSNPNNVY
- a CDS encoding cyclodeaminase/cyclohydrolase family protein; translation: MIKEKKIIEFINELDSKTPTPGGGALAAVCGALASSLGGMVSRYSIKKKGLEDYEKIIEEALENFLICKERLLELADDDVKAYQNFKNAVKSKNKDDIANATKHSIETAYNIAKCAYTILNNAYNIAKYGNQNLLSDAIITGYYAWATMQSGLTLVKDNLNYLKDNDYKESFKEEIKEFIVETDNLISKIRNLSEEKNHNYRRIFNV
- a CDS encoding purine-nucleoside phosphorylase, producing the protein MYAKIKEAAEYINSKTDIKPLLGLILGSGLGYIADEIEDPIVIDYKNIPYFPRSTVVGHAGQMVIGMLEGKPVVALKGRFHAYEGHSLKKLIFPIYVFKELGVDGLILTNAAGGVNRTLNPGDIVANIDFINFAMKNPLIGPNIEEFGPRFPSMVSPIDKKWLKKIKYKAEEKRIKIEEGTYCWMLGPSYETPAEIKMLEKFEGDLVGMSTMPEIIAANHCGIRAVAFSAVTNMAAGILPQPLNHKEVMEVAERIKHKFAKVVKIAIKTF
- a CDS encoding DHH family phosphoesterase, whose amino-acid sequence is MIRTIEAIIGEINKVKNIIVVGHIMPDGDDISSVLSLTMGLEKLNKNVRAVIDDHIPGYLEEFPFVKDKIKSYDCINKFPAELIISVDASSPDRIGRVYEHFKYARSIVIDHHATNTYFGNINWVDTYGATAQMILRLNKMLEIEYDKDISTVNLLGIATDTGFFRYSNTDATVFEDVAWLVGKGGDIGLISNMILENKPLENLKLYKDFLDVMKLEKDNTIVYSHITLDMLSKYNILPKDAPSFVGELRAIKGVEVAVTFLEAEKNVYHVSMRSKNWFDVSKVAVHFGGGGHPRAAGFSKETHDLEKLEKEVIETIKILMESYK
- a CDS encoding Na+/H+ antiporter subunit E, which codes for MIYLFIMFLWLGFIGVLNDMTIFLGIIISILVVKISEFFLKSEIYGFVELFISAIGRILDMYKMTFKSLKYLVKKSYCGLVPINVENKTDSEKAAIANCITLTPGTMFILEENNQLIIHKFDETPVEAHSYEDVWKGELF
- a CDS encoding monovalent cation/H+ antiporter complex subunit F, translated to MIYLILDLLVIVSLVLMIVKLILGPTAWDRVLAFSSMSSKISIISLIYAINKGFFVMIDIIIIFLVLNLWGVVIISRFLERGRK
- a CDS encoding monovalent cation/H(+) antiporter subunit G, producing the protein MFANTLLVLGGILIFLGSIGMLTQKDLYTRIQFGGIADTVGTFTVLIGLALKTQNEIFRFIIIGLLVLLIGPVLSHAIAHSAAYNKIRVKDNE